The Kitasatospora paranensis genome has a window encoding:
- the sucC gene encoding ADP-forming succinate--CoA ligase subunit beta gives MDLFEYQARDLFAKHGVPVLDGDVIETPEAAREIAERFGGRAVVKAQVKVGGRGKAGGVKLAADPADAVAKAEAILGMDIKGHTVHKVMLAQTADIKDEYYVSFLLDRTNRTFLAMASVEGGVEIEVVAEENPDALAKIPVDANEGCTPEKAAEIVAAAKFPAEVADQVTEVLQKLWKVFIAEDALLVEVNPLIKSGEGKIIALDGKVSLDENAEFRQPEHEALEDKAAANPLEAAAKAKGLNYVKLDGEVGIIGNGAGLVMSTLDVVAYAGENHGGVKPANFLDIGGGASAEVMANGLEIILGDTDVKSVFVNVFGGITACDAVANGIVQALALLEEKGEAVTKPLVVRLDGNNAELGRKILTDANHPLVQQVDTMDGAADRAAELANAK, from the coding sequence GTGGACCTGTTCGAGTACCAGGCGAGGGACCTCTTCGCCAAGCACGGGGTACCCGTGCTTGACGGCGATGTCATCGAGACCCCCGAGGCCGCCCGCGAGATCGCGGAGCGCTTCGGCGGCCGCGCCGTCGTCAAGGCTCAGGTGAAGGTCGGTGGCCGAGGCAAGGCCGGTGGCGTGAAGCTCGCCGCCGACCCGGCGGACGCCGTCGCCAAGGCCGAGGCGATCCTCGGCATGGACATCAAGGGTCACACCGTCCACAAGGTGATGCTGGCCCAGACCGCGGACATCAAGGACGAGTACTACGTCTCGTTCCTGCTGGACCGTACGAACCGCACCTTCCTGGCGATGGCCAGCGTCGAGGGCGGTGTCGAGATCGAGGTCGTGGCCGAGGAGAACCCGGACGCGCTCGCGAAGATCCCGGTCGACGCCAACGAGGGCTGCACCCCCGAGAAGGCCGCGGAGATCGTCGCCGCCGCCAAGTTCCCGGCCGAGGTCGCGGACCAGGTCACCGAGGTCCTCCAGAAGCTCTGGAAGGTCTTCATCGCCGAGGACGCCCTCCTCGTCGAGGTCAACCCGCTGATCAAGTCCGGCGAGGGCAAGATCATCGCGCTCGACGGCAAGGTCTCCCTGGACGAGAACGCCGAGTTCCGCCAGCCGGAGCACGAGGCGCTCGAGGACAAGGCCGCCGCGAACCCGCTGGAGGCCGCGGCCAAGGCCAAGGGCCTCAACTACGTCAAGCTCGACGGCGAGGTCGGCATCATCGGCAACGGCGCGGGTCTCGTCATGAGCACCCTCGACGTGGTCGCCTACGCCGGTGAGAACCACGGCGGCGTGAAGCCGGCCAACTTCCTCGACATCGGTGGCGGCGCCTCCGCCGAGGTCATGGCGAACGGCCTGGAGATCATCCTGGGCGACACCGACGTCAAGTCGGTCTTCGTCAACGTCTTCGGCGGCATCACCGCCTGTGACGCGGTCGCCAACGGCATCGTGCAGGCCCTGGCCCTCCTCGAGGAGAAGGGCGAGGCCGTCACCAAGCCGCTCGTCGTCCGTCTGGACGGCAACAACGCCGAGCTGGGTCGCAAGATCCTGACCGACGCCAACCACCCGCTGGTTCAGCAGGTGGACACCATGGACGGTGCGGCCGACCGCGCCGCCGAGCTGGCCAACGCGAAGTAA